The following nucleotide sequence is from Coregonus clupeaformis isolate EN_2021a unplaced genomic scaffold, ASM2061545v1 scaf2819, whole genome shotgun sequence.
tagaaacacattgaataacacattcataaatgtaaGGGGAAAAAACTGTCAAAAAATGAATcacaaggaataaggttttgaagtgtctttcctatatctaggagatataaactCAGGAAATATTTTGGTTTTTGAcacatttaaccccttatttttgttggcacaaaactatctgcatacatttgtatgggttacctttagACGAGTccagtgacacttgtgggggtcctagagagtctcacctttttacagtggggtcatattagtttgtagcccaaacagtTTGGACGCTCCAAAGTTGGCACATCAGCATTACTGACTTCAGAGGAGTCCCGTGGGGCTTgtggggttgtagagcaaaacggagaacaccatcgtcttcgtgagagtctcccctttctaaagagtcacattagtttgtaggccaaaccgttcagattctacagacgtttttgtgagaacaCCGATGTTCGgtatgtctcctggtctgacaaacaatgctgtagctctgccactttccaccgcaAATGTGGAAgggcgacataggcggatgcggtggattgagacgcagcccatgcaaaaaaacatatctctagcttaaactgacagattctgATTTTTATGTTGCTTTGATCCACTGGTGCGTCAATAaggattcaaataggctacatgtccaaaATTGTTTCACAActtaatatgatccactattgctagcgatcctcaggaacaaccacaAGAACATGAGGAAAGAAAGATAAACTAATATAATGGAGTGATGCAAAATGTAAGGGAACTAACACTAAAGTGTCAGTTATACATTTCTGTtggtataactgatggtggctaccgatagtggctaatatttaacattatacaaattgtaaaatacagtgaaaagtctagGAATATAATTAACATATTCTAGAAATCATAAATCAACTCTGGTTTGGCGCTATGCTGTCATTTGTGCATGGCTACAGAAACCTATAGCTTGAGTCTCCAAATGTAATTTgttataaggccagcatttcataaacttcacTATGGAAAAGGTGATATGCTTCGGTTTGCTGCCTGATGACGGATTTCACATTGGTCTCCAGCGATCACAAGGTAAAAAATCTAAAACGAATTGTCATTTATATTTGCAATCCCCTTATCTGACTTAGTCATTTACCTAGCTTTTATcaatataatttttttgtcacCAATGTCTCTCCAAACCAGTTTAACTGTTCATAAATACGTTCCAAACCTTAaatatacaagatcagagtatttgtatattaccaattggtgctgaaaaggcGACAAATATGCGTGGATTTACACAGCTTCCTTTCATTGATCCAAAATATTCTGAACTGTTCTCTCCATATagtctacccactgggcacagacatcatttCAACATCTagatttgatttacatttggttgggTTGTCAACTACTCGCGAATACAAAAAGTCAcgatgtcattggatttaggttaaaaaaaGCTTTTCAAAACCAAAATCTGTTTCACATTGATTCAACACGTGTTAAAAATTATATGGAAAcagcgttgattcaaccagttatGGCCCAGTGGGTAGGGAGTGTCGAGGAAATGTAGAACAATTTAAGTACAAATTTAAAGTGATGActttagataaatgtactgaaaaccctgaCAATcggttggccagcaagtgggagggttttcagcagtttAATTAAGATGTATTCAGCGTGCACTAGGGAACCACGCCTGCACGTCAGAGAAGCCTGTTTGTTTATGtacataacatactgtagtgtcgagaaaacgatgctgagagaacaagaaatccgctgacactgtcctcgattatattacattgaagatctcagcgccaatttacagacatctggagaacaacggcccAATCTCTTAATGTTGTTACTACCCCTCCtgtttcaaccatggtatttatatcctatgtaacataatgggTGGTTTCCCATtaaccaatcccaggactccacataagacttcctctaacacaccatttgcaaacatcaacaaatcataaactgtttagacactacaaTACAATCTGAATGTTTTACAATGTCGTGCCCAGCTGAACATGCCCCAGGCATTCGGATGGTATTTTTCAGGAATAATGTTCTATTTAGAAACAACCACGTCGGCCAACACCACTTTGATGTCACCCTTTTTGGGTTTCACTAACACCTTTGgttccagtttttttttttttaaacagatgaATGGCACAAGAAATTAACACTTGAAGCACTATATTTGAGTAGTAGTTTTTTTTATTACACAAGTGACCAGTTATTAATTGCAGGCATCTTTAGTCATGGAGCGGATGGCCTGTAGAGTTCAGGAGTCTTCAATATCCAGGAACTACTTATTGGATTGAGCCATCCCCATGTACCAGGTACAGGACCCATCACTCCTCCTGAGACAGGCAAAGTTCTTAGCTTGGGGTCCGCTTTGGCCATCTTCCAACAACCAGTCTGTCCAAAGGCACTCATCTGGGGTGCTGACCGGACAGGGGAGGGAAGAGCAGCGGATGATCTGTGGATCGGAGtaaggagagagaaagaccaaGATGACGGACTGATCATTACCCCAATACGCTAGCTCATGTGTTTTACCAGAGTAAATATTGAACAAAACTGGTGTAAAGTAATATTACTATAATGCCAGTCACACACCGTGCAATCGCAGCCGCTTTGGTAGCGTCGAGTCAAGCTCTTCTTTTGTGTGCCACTCAGGTCCTCCCAGTACTGAATAAAGTTACACGTTATTATGTGCATCCTTCCAGCAGTATTCAGCTGGCCTGCAGACAGAGGAGACAGTGAGCCATCACTGTGCTGTGGGGAAAACCTGGTGTAGGGTAAAAGTGttccctagacgctgatcttggatcagtttCACCTTTGTTCCCCCATGAACGGTTAAGATTAGcggaggggaaactgatcctagatccggAAACTACCCTGGAGCAGGTAGACATACCGATGCAGCCCAGAACACTGGTATTTACAACTAATGCATCACTTATTATGATAAACATTTATAATTgttataaaacatttaaattcataacatattaagTATTACAAGTGTAACTTGAAGATTTACAGAGAAAGTATTGTTTCTAAAGCACTTGTTTTCTTGTACAAGATGAAGTCAATAGTTTGAGCAGTTTAACCAGTGCTGGCAATGGAACTTGGGTAACGTAGTGAGAACTGCACCGGTGATGAGATACTCCTTGTTGGTTTCCAGAGTCACGCCGCACGAGGCTGAAGACGATGAAGTGAAGATGGCGTGGATAACCCGGTCAGGACCTTTGAACATCTAGCCAATCACAAGGAGGAGAGCGAGAAGGATCTGTCAAACATACAGTTTTGAACCTAACTGACTGCAGCTCTCAGGCAGTCAGTCTTTGCTAATTCCCTCCCTACACCCCAtcccctcagccctaacccttgGAAGTTTGCAGATCTATAAATATTTATTAATCTACCCTTTGTTTTATCAGGgtgtcatactgagaccaaggtctttttttatttatttacagatgATCCCTGAATTACACAAATGCACAATCTAAGCAGAAAAACACAAATTAAAACAATTAGGTCCTCAATGAGCTTTCTGGAtagccctagaggcaccaaaacatcacatatagaacattttgaagattgcaCTGTATTTGTGGAACAAAAACATGTCAAGCTGATTCACCcaactcagtagagaccaaaggaatttccagagttagccatccctgatcTGAGACCGGCTGTGGTAACTCAAATGTCTGAAGGttagtaatgatgttaggtacagtgaGTTTtagtaaaagggctttataaatgaaaatcTAGCAATTTAGCAACCTACGTGACGTCAAAGAGAGCCAACCAACTTCCTGGTAGAGAATGCAACCAGTAATAAAGGGCTTTATGATAAACTGCTTTTAAAAGCTTTAATGAAaatggcagctgcattcatatagacgatGTCACCATAGTGTAGGACTGGTAGGAACGTTGACTGAATAATGTGCTTTCTAGCAAGACTCATTTCTATAAAAGAAGCTATTTTTCCATATGGTGGAATCTCCACAACTACACTGCTTCTACCCATCTAGAAGATCTGCAAACATTGAAGGGTTGGGCCAAGGAGCAAATTGGGACCAGCTGTCAGACTGGGGTTCAGGGGGCTTCAATGTTGCAGTGCAGGAAGGAACATCCACTTAATAAAAAGGCTAATCATACCTTAATCTGTTGGATGTCATACTTGGTGTTAGACCCAACAGTCACTCCAACCACCTTTGCCCTGATCACTAGAAGAGAAACATGGTTTAACTCCACTGAAATAATAAATTCAGTTACTGGTCAGTCAGACACTGATGGTTTAAGGGTGTTATAGGATCTAAGAGAAGAACAGTAGAATGCTTTACAGACCCAAGATTTTACAGTCTTTTCAGAATGTTTTTGCATGTGTTGACGCTGTTTGGGTATAACATTTTTGGCTAGGTTTGCTCCAAAACAGACGACTAAGTCAATTTTCCCCCGGTCCTAGATTCCTAGCTCTGGTCATCTGCTGCTCCTTTAATTCAACACGCCTGGTTTAACTATGCTGCCCTGCAGATGGTTCAGGTGCCAACCAGGTGCTGGTAGGAAGACTGAGACACATGAGTGTTACATCAGCTGTAATCAGAGAAAATTAATgtgcctggcctgctgaggagccTTCACAGgcacagacagtcacacacagcCCATCTGTCTGGGTAGAAGGTGCTGACAGCGCCAACCTCACTTTCTTTTTTAGATTTGTCCTCGACAAACAGATGAACTTCTCCTGTAATGATGTCAAGCTCACTCTATTCCAGAGCTGtctatcatcattaggaccagtACACCACATAGTAGTACTCGTTGCTTTTATCACTGGAATTATATTGTTTTGCAGACATCCTGATCTAATGAAACTACAGTAGACTGGGTTTTTACTAACAGCTGTACCAGCTACTTAAAGGGGACATTACACGCCATTCTAAAtttgtcagatgttttcagacctcAAGATGGCTCCACATCCCCCACCATCAGTTATGCAGATCCAACTACACCTCAACTCCAAATGAATAGGAAAGATAAGCACCGCAAATATGGATATTACATGGTGCTCATCTCCTCCATTCATTTGGGATTGTGGCATGTAGCTGGATCTACACAATAGATAGCCTGGGAGGTGGATTTACCGCAACACAAGATCACTTTTGAAGTCTGAAACAGACAAACTTAGACTTGAGTGTAATGTCCATTTAATATGAAAATCTCATATTGGTGGCTACTACGGGTACAGAAGACTTGTAGTCGCCTACTTCGCTAAAGAGAAAACATTGTTTAACAATCATGAAGCATGTGTGCGTTCTTAATTCAAGTACAAGTCAGGCTGAGAATAACATTCCTTTTTAAGGAGCAAATGAGCGAAATGTTAACTGTCCAAGATAAGTGaatacagatgccatatcttaatttgatcatcctgtttcaggaattttcctgcacagcatgAAATGCAAACTTTGAGTGTATTCAAGGTTTGAAAAGCCTTCTAATGattaatttccactttaaaatgtcagacttgatttgccaacagaaaaatatatcaattataatccacatcttgttgctgcaggataattttcctgATGTGaatctggctcaaattaagatatggcatctgtagcCTACCACTATTATTTGACTTAAAGTCTACCCTACAACTGAGTACCTTGGGTTAAATGTAGGAAAATACTATTAACCTAGTTGATATATGTATGCTTTTGGATAAATAACAATTCAACTGTAGGCATAGTGTGTTGGCCTAACGCCAATTATAACGCTTCGTGTAGCAGGGctctcaaccctgttcctggagagctgccaccctgtaggttttcgctccaaccctaatctagcgcacctgagtaataattagctggttgataaactgaaatCAGGTTAATTACAGCGGGTTGGATTGAAGACATTTAGGAgcatagctctccaggaacagggttggagagaccTGGCTGTAGCCCAGCTTACTGTTGCCTACTTATGTGAGAATATGTAAATATAGGCTTAATGATCATGTCATGATTTTTTATTATTAAGACCAGAGAATTCTTAACATTTTTGCATTCTGCGCATTGATAATGTAGTAGCCCAGTAGTTCGCCACTCCAGCCTTCGAGtatccccaacagcacacattgtagccccagacaaaaatacctgatgattagttgaatcaggtgtgcttgtccagggctacaataaaaaatatgtactGTTGGGGTTACCGGAGTTAAGAACCACTGTAGTAGCCCATCTATCAACATGTGAAGAGAAGCTGAGAAGTCAGAAATGTTGCCAAAATTGCCTTACCGACGTCTGCACTGCAAAAAGCCTGTTGAAGATGCACAGGGGCGCATCTGCAAGCTTCTGCTATGTCTTCGACCCGCCAAAGGAACAGAACGACCAGAGTGATGAAACAACTGCTTACAGACCAAGTCATTATGAAAACGAATTGTAATTCTGTCAGCTATGGAAAAAGATATCTATCAACAATCTATAGCGTGAGAGAAAATGTTTACTCTACGAGTAAACTACACTAGAACGTATTTCCCTTCAAACCTGTTCCCAGACAGACAAAAACCTCCTAGAAATCTGTTTTCCCTTTGACGGAATCAGCCGCTTTTTATTGCAGGCTCTGAGCTCCTCCCCCAGTCAGAACCAAGCCAGTGGTAGGCTGAGCATTATTTTAATCTAGAACCATTGCAACTCCATTGAAAAAATCCACTGCTTAATGGGACAaccacagagcaggctcaatatgCCCGGCTGCCATAAATTATCTGTCTTTCACTTAAACAATGGGGATGAACCAGAAATATCAGTTTTAGGATATGCCTATTTGAATTCCTTACAGTTTTGTggttttccgttttttttttttacacctggGGCAACTTTAAAGCAGGCTCAACTTGCCTGACTGCACAGTTCACTTGGCCTaggcccctcaaactcaactctggacctcgctGTGAAGCCAGTGCCACTGCATTTTTTAATTGTTCCTCTCTAATCAGgtactgatttagacctgggacaccaggtgggtgcaattaattatcaggtagaacagaaaaccagcatgcTCCAGACCTCTTAAGAAGTTGAATAGCCCTACCCTAGGCAATTGGGCAACCCATAGCCCTTTCCACTCAGCCCATGTGTAtggggttgaaaatggcagattttgttattgataagcgcctaaattggaatgCATTGGCTGTACAggaacacgctatacatgacgtcagagctcaggttcTCGCTTCACAGCACTGGTaggggttttgactgacagctgttATAAACTTGAGCACCGTGCACAACAAGAAGATAaccccatccctcccgctaattgggctaCTTTTGCACATGTGTtattgtctgagtgagggaaatgctttAAATCGAGAGGAGTCGATGTGTTAtgaaagatgagacattgaggattataataaataccgctttgatgtcatacaaacAAACCaaatgagtccaaatgtgcactttccATATTTGAAAACTCATGTAACTTACAGTATCAAAGTTCATGATCTCTATGTTTGATCCACAGTTACTAAAATTACATGCATTATACCCTGAGTTGTCCTGAACAGAAGATTTGCCACGGAACACGCacttgaatgcactcatgactccatttAATGCGCACCAAAATCTGTTTGTCTGAACAGTCTGAGA
It contains:
- the LOC121568708 gene encoding metalloproteinase inhibitor 2 codes for the protein MTWSVSSCFITLVVLFLWRVEDIAEACRCAPVHLQQAFCSADVVIRAKVVGVTVGSNTKYDIQQIKMFKGPDRVIHAIFTSSSSASCGVTLETNKEYLITGQLNTAGRMHIITCNFIQYWEDLSGTQKKSLTRRYQSGCDCTIIRCSSLPCPVSTPDECLWTDWLLEDGQSGPQAKNFACLRRSDGSCTWYMGMAQSNK